From a region of the Halanaerobium hydrogeniformans genome:
- a CDS encoding HD domain-containing phosphohydrolase gives MVFSHHERWDGSGYPRGLKGEET, from the coding sequence ATGGTCTTTTCTCACCATGAAAGGTGGGATGGCAGCGGCTACCCAAGAGGATTAAAAGGAGAAGAAACCTAA
- a CDS encoding HD-GYP domain-containing protein → MRLILTEDITENMKLAKAIYDNGSILLNQGVENLSHYKERLLELGIDHLYVEDKYSAEIEIDQVIKDQTRRQGKKIVKNTLDKISDGLGEVEIKALKNLVDEISSEIILNDEVLLNLHSLKKTSDYTYEHSLNVGVICIAIGKILGYNQNDIFKLGMGGLLHDTGKTIITGKILQKKGSLSDSEYEIVKNILNLALNTYKNWIA, encoded by the coding sequence ATGCGCCTGATATTAACAGAAGATATTACAGAAAATATGAAATTAGCAAAAGCAATCTATGACAATGGTAGTATACTTCTCAATCAGGGAGTAGAAAACTTAAGCCATTATAAAGAAAGGCTGCTGGAACTGGGGATAGATCATCTATATGTTGAAGATAAATATTCAGCTGAAATAGAAATAGATCAAGTGATCAAAGATCAGACCAGACGCCAGGGTAAAAAGATCGTTAAAAATACCCTGGACAAAATATCTGATGGATTAGGTGAGGTAGAAATCAAAGCTTTAAAGAATTTAGTAGATGAGATAAGTTCAGAAATCATCTTAAATGATGAGGTGCTGCTCAACCTGCACAGCCTTAAAAAAACAAGTGATTATACCTATGAACATTCTTTAAATGTTGGTGTGATCTGTATAGCTATCGGAAAAATTTTAGGCTATAACCAAAATGATATATTTAAGCTGGGTATGGGAGGACTGCTCCATGATACTGGTAAAACAATAATCACGGGAAAAATACTCCAAAAAAAGGGTTCTTTAAGTGATTCTGAATATGAGATTGTTAAAAACATTCTGAACTTGGCTTTGAATACCTATAAAAATTGGATAGCATAA
- a CDS encoding PAS domain S-box protein produces the protein MEELDYKKLFTQSPTAIAYHKIILDGENRPCDYEFLEVNSSFEKLTGLEKENIVNKKVREVFPEVESGEFDWIAFYGDIALNGGRREFEAFFKPLNSWLRVSVHSPQQGYFITHLRELDKNRLADTTEVDHSLDIDIKRLDYQMITDRVKELSGAKYVACNIYDKEEKIYETRAISGDEQKIQEGLSMLGIDLFNWKWSAEDFGDFKEKDEQIISYQSLNELVEGLIPKKIILKLQQLFGLGNSYFFKIIRDDFLSGYFVIMMPEDKDLENRELLKLYSRQLTLLIESRENKKLLSQANQRLKLAMEAAEHTFWEWNLENNKAYFSPNFYKMLGYKDDQLQIDIDSAFKIIHPEDKKETLKIIEKAVEELEPFAEELRVKCKNGGWKWVEVRGKSYQLDPRGKAKRILGINIDIDQKKKQEEALKKSREKFSRLSEEAPIGILSADRNGNIDYANSKMIEILGSPGLIETKKINLLKFPLLIERGFSQKIEKCMTENEPATYELNYSTKWGKNIWLRVHLTPRHEDDKVTGVQLIVDEITEKKEIQDRLKLSERNFRTFFESMDDMIFISDYRGEISHTNHLTIEKLGYSKEELAAMSFADIYIQKEGKEIQQLLADMAAGKIMSLESKDGRLIPSETRIWFGKWNGKEVIFAIAKDVSRQQEALQKFNKLFNNNPALMTVNTLVDFSFIEVNSSFLSKMGYSKEEIIGRNCRELELFADKAKRRKIIKKIIKEGSVNNIELKLLNKRDEVLELLFSGEIIESQGQQFILTVMTDITVQKRVEEELVKTNQKLQESMDKANKMAVKAEKANELKSQFLANMSHEIRTPLNIIMGYTELLAKDLEEDNYKRYIKSIRSAGDSLLDQVNDILDMSKIEAGIIEINYEYIDLAALLENITAIFADKVKAKGLDFQLKMDNLPPLVKMDEFRFRQIMINLLDNAVKFTKSGHIFIGVYCRPVSGKGNNNIKLRIIVQDTGIGIKAEKQEEIFKAFSQENAESTREFGGTGLGLSITRRLVDMMDGQISLQSTAGKGSVFKIEFSSLESASGNEIKLSENKPHFEKQFRNATVLVVDDEKLNRELLKDRLNRKGINVIEAAHGKEAYQLSRDKEFDLIIMDLKMPVMDGYQALARIQEDQSIKDLPVVALTAAATEEEQKNANQAGFDDFICKPLLEEDLLKIINNFLEEN, from the coding sequence ATGGAAGAACTCGATTATAAAAAGCTATTTACTCAATCACCTACAGCAATTGCCTATCATAAAATTATTTTAGATGGAGAAAATCGCCCCTGTGATTATGAGTTTTTAGAGGTCAATTCAAGTTTTGAAAAATTAACAGGCCTAGAAAAAGAAAATATAGTTAATAAAAAGGTTAGAGAAGTATTTCCCGAGGTTGAAAGCGGAGAATTTGACTGGATAGCTTTTTATGGAGATATTGCCCTCAATGGTGGTAGAAGAGAATTTGAGGCGTTTTTTAAACCTTTGAACAGCTGGTTGAGGGTGAGCGTTCATTCTCCACAGCAGGGTTATTTTATCACCCATCTGAGAGAGCTTGATAAAAACAGGTTGGCTGATACCACTGAGGTTGATCATTCACTTGATATAGATATAAAAAGGCTTGATTATCAGATGATCACTGATAGGGTAAAAGAGCTTTCCGGGGCCAAATATGTGGCCTGTAACATCTATGATAAAGAAGAAAAAATTTATGAAACGAGGGCTATCTCTGGTGATGAGCAAAAGATCCAGGAGGGTCTTTCTATGCTGGGAATAGATCTTTTTAACTGGAAGTGGTCTGCTGAAGATTTTGGAGATTTCAAGGAAAAAGACGAGCAAATCATCTCTTATCAGAGCCTTAATGAACTGGTTGAAGGGCTTATCCCAAAAAAGATTATTTTAAAACTTCAACAGCTTTTCGGACTGGGTAATAGCTATTTCTTTAAAATCATTAGAGATGATTTTTTAAGCGGCTACTTTGTTATAATGATGCCAGAAGATAAAGATTTAGAAAATAGAGAGCTTTTAAAGCTCTATTCAAGACAGCTAACGTTATTGATTGAGAGCAGAGAAAACAAAAAACTTCTCAGTCAGGCCAATCAAAGATTAAAGCTGGCTATGGAAGCTGCAGAACACACTTTCTGGGAGTGGAACCTCGAAAATAATAAAGCCTATTTTAGTCCTAACTTTTATAAAATGCTCGGTTATAAAGATGATCAACTACAGATAGATATTGATAGTGCTTTTAAAATAATCCATCCCGAAGATAAAAAAGAGACTTTAAAAATCATCGAAAAGGCTGTTGAGGAACTTGAGCCTTTTGCTGAAGAATTAAGGGTTAAATGTAAAAATGGTGGGTGGAAATGGGTCGAGGTCAGGGGAAAAAGTTATCAACTTGATCCGCGAGGTAAAGCAAAACGGATTTTAGGAATCAACATCGATATAGACCAAAAGAAAAAACAGGAAGAAGCACTTAAAAAAAGTAGAGAAAAATTCAGCCGCTTGTCTGAAGAGGCGCCGATCGGGATTTTAAGTGCTGATCGAAATGGTAATATTGATTATGCAAATTCCAAGATGATCGAGATACTTGGTTCACCAGGTCTAATTGAAACCAAAAAGATCAATCTACTTAAGTTTCCTCTACTGATAGAAAGAGGATTTTCTCAAAAAATAGAAAAATGCATGACAGAAAATGAGCCTGCCACCTATGAGCTTAATTATAGTACAAAATGGGGTAAAAATATCTGGTTGCGGGTCCATCTTACCCCCCGCCATGAAGATGACAAAGTGACAGGGGTTCAGCTGATCGTTGATGAAATAACCGAAAAGAAAGAAATTCAAGACAGGCTTAAATTAAGCGAGAGAAATTTTAGAACCTTTTTTGAATCGATGGATGATATGATATTCATCTCTGATTACAGGGGAGAGATCTCCCATACCAATCACCTTACTATAGAAAAGCTTGGCTACAGCAAAGAAGAATTGGCAGCTATGAGTTTTGCCGATATATATATTCAAAAAGAGGGTAAAGAGATCCAGCAGCTTTTGGCCGATATGGCTGCCGGAAAAATAATGTCTTTAGAAAGCAAAGATGGGCGTTTAATTCCATCAGAAACCAGGATCTGGTTTGGAAAGTGGAACGGAAAAGAGGTAATCTTTGCGATTGCCAAAGATGTAAGTCGACAGCAGGAAGCTCTCCAGAAATTTAACAAACTTTTCAACAATAATCCTGCTCTGATGACCGTCAATACCCTTGTTGATTTTAGTTTTATCGAAGTTAATAGTTCTTTTTTAAGTAAAATGGGTTATTCTAAAGAAGAGATAATCGGTAGAAATTGCCGAGAATTAGAACTATTTGCAGATAAAGCAAAGCGCAGGAAAATAATCAAAAAGATTATTAAAGAAGGCAGTGTAAATAATATAGAGCTAAAACTCTTAAATAAAAGAGACGAGGTACTGGAGCTGCTGTTTTCCGGTGAGATCATCGAAAGCCAGGGCCAGCAATTTATTTTAACCGTAATGACAGATATTACAGTCCAAAAAAGAGTCGAAGAAGAACTAGTAAAAACAAACCAAAAATTGCAAGAATCGATGGATAAAGCAAACAAAATGGCTGTTAAGGCAGAAAAAGCCAATGAACTTAAAAGTCAGTTTTTAGCGAATATGAGCCATGAGATCAGAACCCCACTCAATATAATAATGGGATATACCGAACTTTTAGCCAAAGACCTAGAAGAAGATAATTATAAGCGCTATATAAAATCTATTCGCTCGGCCGGAGATAGCCTTTTAGATCAGGTCAATGATATTCTGGACATGTCTAAAATTGAGGCAGGAATAATAGAGATAAATTATGAATATATAGATCTGGCAGCATTGCTTGAAAATATTACCGCTATCTTTGCCGATAAGGTTAAAGCAAAAGGTCTAGATTTTCAGCTTAAGATGGATAACCTGCCACCCCTGGTCAAAATGGATGAGTTCAGATTCAGACAGATCATGATCAATCTCCTTGATAATGCAGTTAAATTTACAAAGAGTGGTCATATCTTCATCGGTGTTTACTGCCGTCCTGTTTCAGGAAAAGGTAACAACAATATCAAGCTGCGGATAATAGTTCAGGATACTGGGATCGGAATCAAAGCAGAAAAACAGGAAGAAATATTTAAGGCTTTTTCTCAAGAAAACGCAGAAAGCACCAGGGAGTTTGGTGGTACAGGACTTGGGCTTTCTATCACCAGGCGTTTGGTCGACATGATGGATGGGCAGATTTCACTTCAGAGTACAGCAGGAAAGGGAAGTGTTTTTAAAATAGAATTTTCTTCTCTAGAATCTGCGAGTGGAAATGAGATTAAGCTTTCAGAAAATAAACCGCATTTTGAAAAACAGTTTAGAAATGCTACTGTGCTTGTTGTTGATGATGAGAAATTAAACAGGGAGCTGCTTAAAGATCGCCTTAACAGAAAAGGTATTAATGTTATCGAGGCTGCACATGGTAAAGAAGCCTATCAGCTCAGCAGAGATAAAGAATTTGATTTAATCATCATGGATTTAAAGATGCCGGTTATGGATGGCTATCAGGCCTTAGCCAGGATACAGGAAGATCAGAGTATTAAAGATTTACCGGTGGTGGCTTTAACCGCTGCTGCTACGGAAGAGGAGCAGAAGAATGCCAATCAGGCAGGTTTTGATGATTTTATCTGCAAACCACTTTTAGAAGAGGATCTGCTTAAGATAATCAACAACTTTTTAGAGGAAAATTAA
- a CDS encoding SAM-dependent methyltransferase, which translates to MNLDKILAEGWLPDFLLRYSIRKLLAHKIKNQQITDVEKRSTKLNEFIAELKEQPIAVQTDAANEQHYELPPAFFGKILGDNLKYSCCYWEDFKKSTLEDSELAMLELSTKRAEIENGQEIMDLGCGWGSLSFYIAENYPDCSVTAVSNSQLQIDYIQKKARARKLKNLRALKADINNFQPEREYDRVLSIEMFEHMRNYQLLFDKVSDFLKTDGKLFVHIFSHHTYPYLYEDRGSMSWMARHFFSGGTMPSQDLLHYFCGNLSLEKQWAVSGSHYQKTLLSWLQKMDEQKEEIRKIFEQTYGAEQAEKWWNFWRTFFISSAEFFGYNDGNEWFISHYLFKK; encoded by the coding sequence ATGAATTTAGATAAAATACTGGCAGAAGGCTGGCTGCCCGATTTTCTACTCCGCTATTCGATCAGGAAACTTTTAGCACATAAAATCAAAAATCAGCAGATTACCGATGTAGAAAAGCGTTCTACAAAACTGAATGAATTTATTGCAGAACTCAAAGAACAGCCGATCGCAGTTCAAACTGATGCTGCCAATGAACAGCATTATGAACTACCACCCGCTTTTTTCGGGAAAATTCTGGGAGATAATCTAAAATATAGCTGTTGTTATTGGGAAGATTTTAAAAAAAGCACTTTAGAAGACTCAGAACTGGCCATGTTAGAGTTGAGCACTAAAAGGGCAGAGATAGAAAATGGGCAGGAGATCATGGATCTCGGCTGTGGCTGGGGTTCATTGAGCTTCTATATCGCCGAAAATTATCCAGACTGCAGTGTTACAGCAGTTTCTAATTCCCAGCTGCAGATCGATTATATTCAAAAAAAGGCCAGGGCCAGAAAATTAAAGAACCTAAGAGCCCTAAAAGCAGATATCAATAATTTTCAGCCGGAAAGAGAATATGACAGGGTTCTTTCTATAGAGATGTTCGAACATATGCGTAACTACCAGCTGCTCTTCGATAAGGTCAGCGACTTTTTAAAAACAGATGGCAAATTATTTGTTCACATCTTTTCCCACCACACCTATCCCTATCTTTATGAAGACAGGGGAAGTATGAGCTGGATGGCCCGCCATTTTTTCTCTGGTGGGACAATGCCCAGCCAGGACCTGCTCCACTACTTCTGTGGTAATTTAAGTTTAGAGAAACAGTGGGCGGTTTCCGGAAGCCACTATCAAAAAACACTGCTCAGCTGGCTGCAAAAGATGGATGAGCAGAAAGAAGAAATCAGAAAAATTTTCGAGCAAACCTATGGTGCTGAACAGGCCGAAAAATGGTGGAACTTCTGGCGGACCTTTTTCATATCCTCTGCAGAGTTTTTCGGTTATAATGATGGTAATGAATGGTTTATAAGCCACTACCTATTTAAAAAATGA